In the genome of Desulfovibrio desulfuricans, one region contains:
- a CDS encoding LysR family transcriptional regulator, translating into MEVSDLRTFMAVMEKGSISHAAKSLNRVPSGVTARIMQMEEDLGVQLFLREKKRLLPTARGQTLYAYARRIIVLMDEAELCVKGMEPGGRLRIGALESAAAARLPEVLARLHAEYPNIELELVIGTSRSLYDDILENKLDAVFVVDAPVDDRLERVAAFEERLVLIATNGHPPIHTPDDIGRKAVLAFQGGCAYRNRVINWFRAYGWEPQHIVELASYHAIVGGVIAGMGVGVVPASVLDLCRTDGMLSVHALEHPLGSAVTELVWRKGMASANVAAVRRCLASCEAPKGK; encoded by the coding sequence ATGGAAGTGTCAGACCTGCGTACATTTATGGCTGTAATGGAAAAGGGCAGCATCAGCCACGCCGCCAAGTCGCTCAATCGCGTGCCCTCGGGCGTTACCGCGCGGATAATGCAGATGGAGGAAGACCTGGGCGTGCAGCTGTTTTTGCGTGAAAAAAAGCGCCTGTTGCCCACTGCCAGGGGGCAGACGCTGTATGCCTATGCCCGCAGGATAATCGTTTTGATGGATGAGGCGGAGCTTTGCGTAAAGGGCATGGAGCCTGGCGGGCGGCTGCGCATCGGCGCGCTGGAAAGCGCGGCGGCGGCCCGGCTGCCCGAAGTGCTGGCCCGGCTGCATGCGGAGTACCCCAATATAGAGCTTGAGCTCGTCATAGGGACCAGCCGTTCACTGTACGACGATATACTGGAAAACAAGCTGGACGCCGTATTTGTGGTCGACGCCCCAGTGGACGATCGCCTTGAGCGGGTAGCGGCCTTTGAGGAGCGTCTGGTACTTATCGCCACCAACGGCCATCCGCCCATCCACACGCCGGACGACATCGGGCGCAAGGCGGTGCTGGCCTTCCAGGGCGGCTGCGCATACCGAAACCGGGTAATAAACTGGTTCAGGGCTTATGGCTGGGAACCGCAGCACATTGTCGAGCTGGCTTCGTACCACGCCATAGTGGGGGGCGTTATTGCGGGCATGGGGGTGGGGGTGGTGCCCGCCTCGGTGCTCGATCTGTGCCGCACTGACGGCATGCTGTCGGTGCATGCCCTTGAGCATCCGCTGGGCAGCGCAGTTACGGAGCTTGTGTGGCGCAAGGGCATGGCCTCGGCCAATGTGGCCGCCGTACGCCGCTGTCTGGCCAGCTGCGAGGCCCCAAAGGGCAAGTGA
- a CDS encoding CidA/LrgA family protein, producing the protein MRATLKLLWQTALLTAIYWGCDQITRLTGIPIPGNVLGIIVLFVLLLTGVVKESHISTAAEYFLRHLVFFFVPIAVGLMQWGGVFYDYGWVLAAAIVGSTALPLVIVGFMARGLRRRAACGQKTEGEDGPCRS; encoded by the coding sequence ATGCGTGCGACCTTGAAACTGCTTTGGCAGACGGCTCTTCTCACTGCCATATACTGGGGCTGCGACCAGATCACCCGCCTGACGGGCATTCCCATACCGGGCAACGTGCTGGGCATCATCGTGCTCTTTGTGCTGCTGCTGACTGGCGTTGTAAAAGAAAGCCACATCAGCACGGCTGCAGAATATTTTCTGCGGCATCTGGTGTTCTTTTTTGTGCCCATTGCTGTGGGGCTCATGCAGTGGGGCGGGGTTTTTTATGATTACGGCTGGGTGCTGGCAGCGGCCATTGTGGGCAGCACGGCCCTGCCGCTGGTGATCGTGGGTTTTATGGCCAGAGGGCTGCGCCGCCGCGCGGCATGCGGACAAAAGACTGAAGGGGAGGATGGGCCATGCAGATCATAA